In a single window of the Tellurirhabdus bombi genome:
- a CDS encoding GAF domain-containing protein — MAETLVLPQTADRQEVYDSLLPQLEALTTDEPDLVANLANIAAALKEAFGFFWVGFYLKKESQLVLGPFQGPIACTRIQLDKGVCGAAYSRRETMLVPDVEQFPGHIACSSASKSEVVVPVFDKDGQVAMVLDVDSDELNDFSETDARALEKVASLITALL, encoded by the coding sequence ATGGCAGAAACTCTTGTTCTTCCGCAGACAGCTGACCGCCAGGAAGTATACGATAGCTTGTTGCCCCAACTGGAAGCGCTGACTACCGACGAACCAGATCTGGTGGCTAACCTGGCAAATATAGCCGCCGCCCTGAAAGAAGCTTTTGGCTTTTTCTGGGTGGGTTTTTACCTGAAAAAAGAGTCGCAGTTGGTACTTGGGCCGTTTCAGGGGCCAATTGCCTGCACGCGGATTCAGCTTGACAAAGGCGTTTGCGGAGCCGCTTATTCCCGCCGGGAGACGATGCTGGTGCCAGATGTTGAGCAGTTTCCAGGGCATATTGCCTGTAGTTCCGCCTCCAAATCCGAAGTCGTCGTTCCTGTATTCGACAAAGACGGCCAGGTCGCGATGGTGCTGGACGTAGACAGCGACGAACTGAATGATTTTAGCGAAACCGATGCACGAGCGCTGGAAAAAGTAGCTAGCCTGATTACTGCTTTACTGTAA
- the purD gene encoding phosphoribosylamine--glycine ligase, which yields MKILILGSGGREHAFAWKLSQSPLCDQLFVAPGNAGTAQVATNLPVAATDFEAVADLLRQHQIDLLIVGPEEPLVKGIVNFLRAKEEFASLRIVGPDQQGAQLEGSKDFSKKFMDRYGIPTAASQTFTTENLEEGISYLAAHSLPIVLKADGLAAGKGVIITEDRTEAQDVLRQMLSGEKFGAAGSKVVIEQFLRGIELSVFVLTDGTNYKILPEAKDYKRIGEGDTGPNTGGMGAVSPVKFATNTFLKKVEEKVVQPTLSGLQQENIHYQGFIFVGLMNVKGEPYVIEYNTRMGDPETEVVLPRIQTDFVELMAATADGELDKVNLNVSPQTAVTTVVVAGGYPDAYEKGHNITELASLEDVTAFHAGTATGQNGHVTTNGGRVLALTALANSLENAVQKSQKAARTVQFDGKYYRKDIGLDLIRYQD from the coding sequence ATGAAAATACTAATACTCGGTTCGGGGGGAAGAGAACATGCCTTTGCTTGGAAACTATCCCAAAGCCCCCTTTGTGATCAGTTGTTTGTAGCGCCGGGAAACGCCGGTACCGCTCAAGTTGCTACCAACCTGCCAGTGGCCGCCACTGATTTTGAAGCAGTTGCAGACCTTCTTCGCCAGCATCAGATCGATTTGCTGATTGTTGGGCCAGAAGAACCACTGGTCAAAGGCATCGTTAATTTCCTGCGCGCCAAAGAGGAATTTGCTAGTCTGCGGATTGTTGGCCCTGACCAGCAAGGCGCGCAATTGGAAGGCAGCAAGGACTTTTCTAAAAAGTTCATGGATCGCTACGGCATTCCAACGGCGGCTTCCCAGACCTTTACGACGGAAAACCTGGAAGAAGGCATATCGTACCTCGCAGCTCATTCCCTGCCGATTGTGCTGAAAGCCGATGGTTTGGCCGCCGGGAAGGGCGTGATTATCACAGAAGATCGGACGGAAGCGCAGGACGTGCTTCGTCAGATGCTGAGCGGCGAAAAGTTTGGTGCGGCCGGCAGCAAGGTCGTTATAGAACAATTCCTGCGTGGCATTGAGCTGTCCGTTTTTGTTTTAACCGACGGAACCAATTACAAAATCCTGCCCGAGGCCAAAGACTACAAGCGGATTGGCGAAGGCGATACGGGTCCTAATACGGGTGGTATGGGCGCCGTGTCACCGGTTAAGTTTGCGACGAATACCTTCCTGAAAAAGGTAGAAGAAAAGGTTGTTCAGCCAACTTTGTCTGGTTTGCAGCAAGAAAATATTCATTATCAGGGCTTTATTTTTGTGGGCCTGATGAATGTGAAAGGCGAACCTTATGTTATTGAATATAATACCCGGATGGGTGATCCCGAAACCGAAGTGGTGCTGCCCCGCATTCAGACTGACTTTGTTGAACTCATGGCTGCTACAGCCGACGGCGAACTAGACAAAGTAAATCTGAACGTTTCTCCGCAAACGGCGGTGACGACCGTGGTCGTGGCAGGCGGTTATCCAGACGCTTACGAAAAAGGCCATAACATTACGGAACTCGCTTCGTTAGAAGATGTGACAGCATTCCACGCGGGCACAGCCACCGGCCAAAATGGGCATGTCACCACCAATGGCGGGCGTGTTTTGGCGCTGACGGCTTTGGCTAATTCGCTGGAAAATGCCGTTCAGAAATCTCAGAAAGCTGCCCGAACCGTGCAGTTTGACGGGAAATATTACCGGAAAGACATCGGGCTTGACCTGATCCGGTATCAGGATTAG
- the mnmD gene encoding tRNA (5-methylaminomethyl-2-thiouridine)(34)-methyltransferase MnmD, with the protein MSNSENKTQERLVITADGSHSVWNAEVGQHYHSIFGAWQESQRVFIELGLQAAFARFDQIRLFEMGFGTGLNALLTLNEVEKAQKSVEYTSIEAYPLPLSEAEQLNFDEVLHTDQTVALHQAAWNQWVELTLFFKLWKHNGKLQDFRAMQTYNLVYYDAFAPEGQPELWTQEIFELVAGMMEPGGILTTYCSKGYVQRNLKAAGFLVEKHPGPARKREVLRAILQ; encoded by the coding sequence ATGAGCAACTCGGAAAATAAAACGCAGGAGCGCTTAGTAATCACGGCCGATGGCTCGCATTCAGTCTGGAACGCTGAAGTTGGGCAGCATTACCATTCTATATTCGGCGCGTGGCAGGAATCACAACGGGTTTTTATTGAATTAGGGCTACAGGCGGCCTTTGCTCGTTTCGACCAGATACGGCTTTTTGAGATGGGTTTCGGAACAGGCTTGAACGCCTTATTAACTCTAAACGAAGTAGAAAAGGCGCAGAAATCAGTTGAGTATACGTCGATTGAGGCTTACCCGCTGCCTTTAAGCGAAGCCGAACAGTTGAATTTTGATGAGGTCCTTCACACCGATCAAACGGTAGCCCTGCACCAGGCCGCCTGGAATCAGTGGGTTGAGCTAACGCTTTTCTTTAAGCTGTGGAAACACAACGGAAAGCTACAGGATTTTCGGGCGATGCAGACTTACAATCTCGTTTATTACGATGCCTTTGCACCGGAAGGCCAGCCCGAACTCTGGACGCAGGAAATTTTCGAATTGGTTGCGGGAATGATGGAACCCGGCGGCATTCTAACCACATACTGTTCGAAAGGATACGTACAGCGTAATCTGAAAGCCGCCGGATTTTTGGTCGAAAAACATCCCGGTCCCGCCCGAAAACGAGAAGTACTCCGGGCAATATTACAGTAA
- a CDS encoding PSP1 domain-containing protein: protein MNVFDWLSNMEAPSIHRFDVVEVKFKGGRKEYYRNPHQLDLTTGDFVVVEMQTGFHIGCVSLQGELVRLQMLKKAIQVNDDLKVIHRVAAPKDLEKHDQAIARDLPTMYRTREIVKELKLNMKLSDVEFQSDNTKATFYYSSDERVDFRELIKLLASEFKIRVEMRQISLRQEAGRLGGIGSCGRELCCSTWLTDFKNITTSAARYQNLSLNPSKLSGQCGRLKCCLNYELETYMDALRDIPQVEKPLETQKGRATLQKTDIFRKIMWFGYSTESTWYPLPIARVLQIIELNKQGVIPESFDVLEPMGEKKEGLKIAALNSDLERLDKKFSTKTDPKKKKRKKKPSDGQAVQANANAEKPKHNQNGQSSERRGPRQ from the coding sequence ATGAACGTTTTTGACTGGCTGAGTAACATGGAGGCTCCCTCCATTCACCGGTTTGACGTAGTAGAAGTTAAGTTTAAAGGAGGTCGGAAAGAATATTACCGCAATCCGCACCAATTGGATTTAACAACGGGTGATTTTGTGGTAGTTGAAATGCAGACAGGTTTTCATATTGGCTGTGTTTCGTTGCAAGGAGAACTGGTTCGGCTGCAAATGCTGAAAAAAGCCATCCAGGTAAATGACGATTTAAAGGTAATTCACCGGGTTGCGGCCCCGAAAGACCTGGAAAAGCATGATCAGGCTATTGCTCGTGATTTGCCGACGATGTACCGCACGCGCGAAATCGTTAAAGAGCTAAAACTGAACATGAAGCTGTCGGATGTAGAGTTTCAGTCTGACAACACTAAAGCCACGTTTTATTACTCTTCAGACGAGCGGGTTGACTTCCGGGAACTGATTAAATTGCTGGCATCTGAATTTAAGATTCGGGTCGAAATGCGTCAGATTAGCCTCCGGCAGGAAGCAGGGCGGCTCGGTGGGATTGGCTCTTGTGGTCGTGAACTGTGCTGCTCGACCTGGCTAACCGATTTTAAAAACATCACGACTTCGGCGGCGCGTTATCAAAACCTGTCGCTGAATCCCAGTAAACTGTCGGGCCAGTGTGGACGCCTGAAGTGCTGCCTGAATTACGAGCTTGAAACGTACATGGATGCGTTGCGCGATATTCCGCAGGTAGAAAAGCCTCTGGAAACACAGAAAGGCCGCGCTACGCTCCAAAAGACGGATATTTTCCGGAAAATCATGTGGTTCGGGTATAGCACCGAAAGCACCTGGTATCCGCTTCCAATCGCTCGGGTATTGCAGATCATTGAGCTTAATAAGCAAGGAGTTATTCCTGAATCGTTTGATGTGCTTGAGCCCATGGGCGAGAAAAAAGAAGGCCTGAAAATAGCCGCCTTAAACAGTGATCTCGAACGGCTGGATAAAAAATTCAGCACGAAAACGGATCCTAAAAAGAAGAAACGCAAGAAAAAACCATCCGATGGTCAGGCCGTTCAGGCCAATGCTAATGCTGAAAAGCCGAAGCATAATCAGAACGGCCAGTCTTCAGAAAGAAGAGGGCCACGGCAATAA
- the recQ gene encoding DNA helicase RecQ, with protein sequence MITQQVDQTIQVTLKDKLKEIFGYSQFRGDQEIIIHNILAGQNTFVIMPTGAGKSLCYQLPALVCEGTAIVISPLIALMKNQVDQLNAFGINAQFLNSTLTKAEINKVKRDTLDGTLKLLYIAPESLTKEENLDFLKKACICFVAIDEAHCISEWGHDFRPEYRKIRGIIDSIGNLPVIALTATATPKVQQDIIKNLQMEDASVFKTSFNRKNLYYEIRPKIDEKKQLIKYIKNNKGKSGIVYCLSRKSVEEIAELLTVNDIKALPYHAGLDPQTRMHNQDAFLNEEADVIVATIAFGMGIDKPDVRFVIHYDAPKSLEGYYQETGRAGRDGLEGNCIMFYSIDDIVKLEKFNKDKSVTERDNAKHLLMEMVSYANLGACRRRQLLSYFGEYMDKDCGFCDNCLKPTEKFKVQDEVVLALQTIFQTGQRFDADHIADVLTATDNQYISSYEHDRLDVYGKGKEINESQEFWCSLIRQLTIYGYIDKDVDNYGILKLSAKGAAYIEDPYSVALSKDHNYTQAEETKSEDEDKDAGPSSGNAYDEALLGLLKALRKKIAKEKNLPPYVIFQDPSMEEMATTYPTTREEMAQINGVGMGKVAKFGKPFIDLISKYVEENDIETAKDVVVKSMVNKSKVKIYIIQQIDRKVDLEEIAEAKGLSMEELTEEIEHICYSGTRLNLDYYINQIMDRDRQEEIFDYFMSAETDNIGVAMREFAGDDFSEEELRLMRIKFLSEVAN encoded by the coding sequence ATGATAACGCAGCAGGTAGACCAGACAATACAAGTCACTCTAAAGGATAAGCTTAAAGAAATATTCGGATATAGCCAGTTTCGGGGCGATCAGGAGATTATTATCCACAATATTCTGGCCGGGCAGAATACATTCGTCATTATGCCGACGGGTGCCGGAAAATCATTGTGTTACCAGTTGCCCGCCCTGGTGTGCGAAGGAACGGCTATTGTGATTTCTCCCCTTATTGCGCTGATGAAAAACCAGGTGGATCAGTTGAATGCTTTTGGCATCAACGCCCAATTCCTGAATTCAACGCTGACCAAGGCCGAAATCAACAAGGTAAAGCGCGACACGCTCGACGGTACGCTCAAACTACTTTACATTGCGCCGGAGTCGCTGACAAAAGAAGAAAACTTAGATTTTCTTAAAAAGGCGTGCATTTGCTTCGTCGCCATCGATGAAGCGCACTGTATCTCTGAGTGGGGACACGACTTCCGGCCCGAATACCGCAAGATACGGGGCATCATCGACAGCATCGGTAACTTACCCGTTATTGCCCTGACGGCCACCGCTACGCCTAAAGTTCAGCAGGACATTATCAAAAACCTCCAGATGGAGGATGCATCGGTATTTAAAACGTCATTTAACCGGAAAAATCTTTACTACGAAATCCGCCCGAAGATTGATGAGAAAAAACAGCTCATCAAATACATTAAAAACAACAAAGGAAAATCGGGTATTGTCTACTGCCTGAGTCGCAAATCGGTTGAAGAAATTGCGGAGCTGCTGACTGTCAACGATATCAAAGCCCTGCCCTACCACGCGGGTCTTGACCCACAAACGCGGATGCACAATCAGGATGCCTTCCTGAATGAAGAGGCCGACGTTATTGTGGCTACCATTGCCTTTGGAATGGGAATCGATAAACCAGACGTGCGGTTCGTGATTCATTACGACGCGCCCAAATCGCTGGAAGGCTATTATCAGGAAACGGGCCGGGCGGGCCGCGATGGGCTGGAAGGTAACTGCATCATGTTCTACAGCATTGACGACATTGTTAAGCTGGAGAAATTCAACAAAGACAAATCGGTTACTGAACGCGACAACGCCAAACACCTGCTCATGGAAATGGTGTCGTATGCCAATCTGGGTGCCTGCCGTCGCCGCCAGCTTCTGAGCTACTTCGGCGAATACATGGACAAAGATTGCGGCTTCTGCGATAACTGCCTGAAACCGACCGAAAAATTCAAAGTACAGGATGAAGTAGTGCTGGCTCTCCAGACCATTTTTCAAACGGGCCAGCGCTTCGATGCCGACCACATTGCCGATGTTCTGACTGCCACGGACAACCAGTACATCAGTAGCTACGAGCATGATCGGCTAGACGTTTACGGCAAGGGCAAGGAGATCAACGAAAGCCAGGAATTCTGGTGCTCGCTGATACGTCAGTTGACCATTTACGGATACATCGATAAAGACGTTGATAACTACGGCATTCTGAAATTGAGTGCTAAAGGAGCGGCCTACATCGAAGACCCTTATTCGGTAGCTCTCTCGAAAGACCACAATTACACGCAGGCGGAAGAAACCAAAAGCGAAGACGAGGACAAAGATGCCGGTCCTTCGTCGGGGAACGCGTACGACGAAGCCTTACTTGGCTTGCTAAAAGCGCTCCGGAAAAAAATAGCCAAAGAGAAAAACCTGCCCCCTTACGTAATCTTCCAGGATCCGTCGATGGAAGAAATGGCAACGACTTACCCGACTACGCGCGAAGAAATGGCGCAGATCAACGGGGTCGGGATGGGGAAAGTGGCCAAATTTGGCAAACCGTTTATTGACCTGATTTCCAAATACGTAGAGGAAAACGACATCGAAACCGCGAAAGATGTGGTCGTGAAGTCGATGGTTAATAAGTCGAAAGTAAAAATTTACATCATTCAGCAAATCGACCGTAAAGTAGACCTCGAAGAAATTGCCGAAGCCAAAGGCTTGTCGATGGAAGAGCTTACGGAAGAAATTGAACACATCTGTTACTCCGGTACGCGCCTCAATCTGGATTATTACATTAACCAGATCATGGACCGTGACCGCCAGGAAGAGATTTTCGATTACTTCATGAGTGCTGAAACGGATAATATTGGTGTTGCCATGCGTGAGTTTGCCGGTGATGACTTTTCGGAAGAAGAGCTCCGGTTGATGCGCATTAAATTCTTATCAGAAGTTGCTAATTAG
- a CDS encoding DUF4293 domain-containing protein, giving the protein MIQRVQSIFLFLIAVSMGVLLSTPIWEKSGLNNETAQLTALRLTHTQGTSSVITPTYYLAILAVLVLGISIFTIFKFRNRLLQMGMCAVNAILLTATMGVVLYLTLYKAKEFFNPTDQGNFTFGFYALVAALIFNMLANRFIRRDEKLVQESNRLR; this is encoded by the coding sequence ATGATACAACGTGTTCAAAGCATATTTCTGTTTTTAATTGCCGTGTCGATGGGTGTTTTGCTAAGTACGCCCATTTGGGAAAAATCAGGCCTAAATAACGAAACGGCTCAACTAACGGCCTTACGCCTCACACACACGCAGGGAACGTCTTCAGTCATCACGCCCACGTATTATTTAGCCATTCTGGCCGTTCTGGTGCTTGGCATTTCTATTTTTACCATTTTCAAATTCCGCAACCGCCTGCTGCAAATGGGTATGTGCGCGGTAAATGCCATTTTGCTGACAGCAACGATGGGTGTCGTTCTGTACCTGACGCTTTACAAAGCCAAAGAATTCTTCAATCCTACTGATCAGGGAAACTTTACCTTTGGCTTCTATGCGCTGGTAGCGGCCCTGATTTTTAACATGCTGGCCAATCGTTTCATTCGTCGAGACGAAAAACTGGTGCAAGAGTCGAACCGGTTGCGCTAA
- a CDS encoding KpsF/GutQ family sugar-phosphate isomerase, with the protein MKLLKKNIQSTAKNVLLAEAAAIHQAIEFIGDEFEQIVEAILQSSGRVVITGVGKSALIGQKIVATLNSTGTPALFMHAADAIHGDLGMIQASDVVIAISKSGNTPEIKVLVPLLKRTGVQLIALVSQTNSYLATHADFVLVAPCDREADPLDLAPTTSTTVTLALGDALAVSLLEARGFTRQDFARYHPGGALGKRLYLKVCDIYPHNALPAVSPEATIHEVILEMTSKRLGCTAVVDEEKVLGIVTDGDLRRMLNQHDDLTGLHARDIMTASPISVAPDDYATEALKIMQDRSITQLIVIEENQLKGFVHLHDLLKEGLV; encoded by the coding sequence TTGAAATTACTTAAAAAAAATATTCAGTCAACGGCTAAGAATGTTCTCTTGGCCGAAGCCGCCGCAATTCATCAGGCAATTGAATTTATTGGTGATGAATTTGAACAAATTGTTGAAGCTATCCTGCAAAGCTCGGGTCGGGTTGTCATTACCGGGGTTGGAAAAAGTGCGCTTATCGGCCAAAAAATAGTTGCCACCCTCAATTCGACCGGTACTCCGGCGCTATTTATGCACGCCGCCGATGCAATTCACGGGGATTTAGGCATGATTCAGGCCAGCGATGTGGTCATTGCCATCTCCAAAAGTGGCAATACGCCCGAAATTAAAGTGCTGGTGCCGCTTCTGAAAAGAACCGGTGTACAGCTTATTGCGCTGGTCAGCCAGACAAATTCTTATTTGGCCACGCACGCCGATTTTGTTTTAGTGGCTCCCTGCGACCGCGAAGCCGATCCGCTCGATCTGGCACCAACAACGAGCACTACGGTAACCCTGGCGCTGGGCGATGCGCTGGCCGTTAGTTTGCTGGAGGCGCGGGGATTTACCCGACAGGATTTTGCCCGTTACCATCCCGGCGGGGCGCTCGGCAAACGACTGTACCTCAAAGTTTGTGATATTTACCCGCACAACGCCTTGCCTGCCGTTTCGCCGGAAGCCACCATCCACGAAGTTATTCTAGAAATGACGTCCAAACGATTGGGATGTACGGCGGTTGTTGATGAAGAGAAAGTGCTGGGTATTGTCACCGACGGTGATCTCCGCCGAATGCTCAATCAGCATGATGACCTGACAGGCCTTCACGCTCGTGATATTATGACTGCATCGCCTATTTCCGTGGCGCCGGATGACTACGCTACCGAAGCCTTGAAGATCATGCAGGATCGGAGCATCACGCAATTAATCGTGATAGAAGAAAACCAGCTGAAAGGATTTGTCCACCTGCACGATTTGCTGAAGGAAGGGCTGGTGTAA
- a CDS encoding (Fe-S)-binding protein produces the protein MTIIQQILFIIALATVSWLIAKRVKLIQRTIRLGKPENRTDHPQERLSIMLRVAFGQKKMMTNWTVGIMHFIIYVGFLIINIEVLEIILDGIFGTHRLFAPYLGAVYPFLINVFEVLAVGVLTVCVVFLCRRYLTRVGRFQPERHREMGRWPRLDATLILTLEILLMIAFLTWNASDSVLRERGVEHYAQASTGDFFVSQFLKPLFTNWDTTALIVYERFAWWFHILGILAFGLYVTYSKHLHIVLAFPNTYFSDLKPKGEMNNMPDITKEVQLALGVAQADPNEAPAEIGRFGAKDVFDLSWKSLMDAYSCTECGRCTAACPANITGKKLSPRKIMMDTRDRLEDIGRNMQAHNGTFEDDNKTLLNDYILVEEINACTTCQACVQECPVNINPLEIILQLRRYKVMEEAQAPAAWNAMFSNVENNMAPWKFSPGDRFNWADQVNQ, from the coding sequence ATGACAATAATTCAGCAAATTTTATTCATTATCGCTTTAGCCACTGTATCCTGGCTGATCGCAAAGCGCGTTAAGCTTATTCAACGGACCATTCGACTGGGTAAACCCGAAAACCGGACCGACCATCCTCAGGAGCGGCTTAGCATTATGCTGCGCGTTGCCTTTGGCCAGAAAAAAATGATGACCAACTGGACGGTTGGCATCATGCACTTCATTATTTACGTTGGCTTTCTGATCATCAATATTGAAGTGCTGGAAATTATTCTGGACGGCATTTTTGGAACTCACCGGCTTTTTGCCCCTTACCTGGGTGCGGTCTATCCGTTTCTGATCAACGTCTTTGAAGTGCTGGCCGTTGGAGTTCTAACGGTTTGCGTGGTCTTTCTTTGTCGCCGCTACCTGACGCGGGTAGGCCGGTTTCAGCCCGAAAGGCACCGGGAAATGGGCCGTTGGCCCCGCCTGGACGCGACTTTAATTCTGACCCTTGAAATTCTCCTGATGATTGCCTTCCTGACCTGGAACGCTTCGGACAGCGTTTTACGAGAACGCGGCGTTGAACACTACGCCCAGGCTTCGACAGGTGATTTTTTTGTAAGTCAATTTCTGAAGCCGCTGTTCACAAACTGGGATACCACGGCCCTGATTGTCTACGAGCGATTTGCGTGGTGGTTCCACATTCTGGGTATTCTGGCTTTCGGGCTTTACGTCACGTATTCAAAGCACCTGCACATCGTGCTGGCCTTCCCAAATACGTATTTCTCGGATCTGAAGCCCAAAGGCGAGATGAACAACATGCCCGACATTACGAAGGAAGTTCAACTAGCCCTTGGCGTCGCCCAGGCCGACCCGAACGAAGCCCCTGCTGAAATTGGTCGCTTCGGAGCGAAGGACGTATTTGATTTATCGTGGAAAAGCCTCATGGATGCCTATAGCTGCACAGAATGCGGTCGTTGTACGGCGGCCTGTCCCGCCAATATTACCGGCAAAAAACTGTCGCCCCGAAAGATCATGATGGACACCCGCGACCGGCTGGAAGACATTGGCCGCAACATGCAGGCGCATAACGGCACCTTCGAGGACGATAACAAAACGCTTCTTAATGATTATATTCTGGTGGAGGAAATCAACGCTTGCACCACCTGTCAGGCCTGCGTGCAGGAGTGCCCCGTGAATATCAATCCGCTGGAAATTATTCTGCAATTGCGCCGCTATAAAGTCATGGAAGAAGCCCAGGCGCCCGCCGCCTGGAACGCCATGTTTAGCAATGTCGAAAACAACATGGCGCCCTGGAAATTTTCGCCCGGCGACCGATTCAACTGGGCCGACCAAGTCAATCAATAA
- a CDS encoding (Fe-S)-binding protein, translating to MDATPEKTYKVPTMAELAANGEEPDVLFWVGCAGSFDDRYKKVTIAFVKILNHVGIKFAVLGTEEACTGDPARRAGNEFLFQMQAMGNIQVLNGYNVKKIVTACPHCFNTLKNEYPELGGNYEVIHHSQFLQGLINEGKVTLKGGGTFKGRKITFHDSCYLGRANKIYEAPREVLQTLDAELVEMKRCKTKGLCCGAGGAQYFKEPEPGRKDINVERTEEALATGADTIAVACPFCMTMMSDGIKNKEREDSVKVYDLAELLAQAQSL from the coding sequence ATGGACGCAACCCCTGAAAAAACATATAAAGTACCGACCATGGCCGAACTAGCCGCCAACGGCGAAGAACCAGACGTTTTGTTCTGGGTCGGCTGCGCCGGTTCGTTCGATGATCGGTACAAAAAAGTAACCATTGCTTTTGTCAAAATCCTGAATCACGTTGGGATTAAGTTTGCCGTTCTGGGTACCGAAGAAGCATGTACGGGCGATCCGGCCCGGCGTGCGGGCAATGAGTTTTTGTTCCAGATGCAGGCGATGGGCAATATTCAGGTTTTGAATGGCTATAACGTCAAAAAAATCGTGACAGCCTGCCCCCACTGTTTCAATACGCTCAAGAACGAATATCCAGAGCTGGGCGGAAACTACGAGGTCATTCACCATTCACAATTCCTGCAAGGGCTGATTAATGAAGGAAAAGTTACGCTCAAAGGCGGAGGCACCTTCAAAGGCCGGAAAATTACGTTTCATGACTCTTGCTACCTGGGCCGGGCCAACAAAATTTACGAAGCCCCGCGCGAAGTTTTGCAAACCCTGGACGCCGAACTGGTGGAGATGAAGCGGTGTAAAACCAAAGGACTTTGCTGCGGAGCGGGCGGCGCTCAATACTTCAAGGAGCCGGAACCGGGCCGGAAAGACATCAATGTCGAACGCACGGAAGAAGCGCTGGCGACGGGTGCAGATACCATTGCAGTTGCCTGCCCGTTCTGCATGACGATGATGAGCGATGGCATCAAAAACAAAGAGCGGGAAGATTCTGTAAAAGTATACGACTTAGCGGAACTCCTGGCGCAGGCTCAAAGTTTGTAA